In one Melaminivora jejuensis genomic region, the following are encoded:
- the rlmN gene encoding 23S rRNA (adenine(2503)-C(2))-methyltransferase RlmN has product MTTSLLELDLDGIAAFCGQLGEKRFRATQLFRWIHQRGVADFDQMSDLAKSLREKLKGCAHVAALPAISEHTSADGTVKWLFDVGGGNAVETVFIPEDDRGTLCISSQAGCAVGCRFCSTGHQGFSRNLTTGEIIAQLWFAEHALRQRLGRSERIISNVVMMGMGEPLQNYSALVPALRVMLDDHAYGLSRRRVTVSTSGVVPMIDRLAQDCPVALAVSLHAPQDALRDNLVPLNRKYPLAELLAACRRYLEHAPRDFITFEYCMLDGVNDQPEHARQLIALVNGSAGTRVACKFNLIPFNPFPASGLRRSSNAAVATFAKILSDAGIVTTVRKTRGDDIDAACGQLAGDVQDRTRVGERMARLRTIPIVPAP; this is encoded by the coding sequence ATGACCACAAGTCTTCTGGAACTGGATCTCGACGGTATTGCCGCCTTCTGCGGCCAGCTCGGCGAGAAGCGCTTTCGTGCCACGCAGCTGTTTCGCTGGATCCACCAGCGCGGCGTGGCCGACTTCGACCAGATGAGCGATCTGGCCAAGTCGCTGCGCGAAAAGCTCAAGGGTTGCGCGCACGTTGCGGCCCTGCCCGCCATCAGCGAGCACACCTCGGCGGACGGCACCGTCAAATGGCTGTTCGATGTCGGCGGCGGCAATGCGGTGGAGACCGTCTTCATCCCCGAGGACGACCGCGGCACGCTGTGCATTTCCTCGCAGGCCGGCTGCGCCGTGGGCTGCCGCTTCTGCTCCACCGGCCACCAGGGCTTCAGCCGCAACCTGACCACCGGCGAGATCATCGCCCAGCTGTGGTTCGCCGAGCACGCCCTGCGCCAGCGCCTCGGGCGCAGTGAACGCATCATCTCCAACGTGGTCATGATGGGCATGGGCGAGCCGCTGCAGAACTACTCGGCCCTGGTGCCGGCGCTGCGCGTCATGCTGGACGACCACGCATATGGTCTGTCGCGCCGCCGCGTCACGGTCTCGACCTCGGGCGTGGTGCCCATGATCGACCGGCTGGCGCAGGACTGCCCGGTGGCGCTGGCGGTATCACTGCACGCCCCGCAAGACGCGCTGCGCGACAACCTGGTACCGCTGAACCGCAAATACCCGCTGGCCGAGCTGTTGGCTGCCTGCCGGCGCTACCTGGAGCACGCGCCGCGCGATTTCATCACTTTCGAATACTGCATGCTCGATGGCGTCAACGACCAGCCCGAGCACGCGCGCCAGTTGATTGCCCTGGTCAACGGCAGCGCCGGCACACGTGTGGCCTGCAAGTTCAACCTGATTCCGTTCAACCCGTTTCCAGCCTCGGGCCTGCGCCGCTCCAGCAATGCCGCCGTGGCAACTTTCGCCAAGATACTGAGCGACGCCGGCATCGTCACCACTGTGCGCAAGACGCGCGGCGACGACATCGACGCCGCCTGCGGCCAGCTGGCCGGCGACGTGCAGGATCGCACCCGTGTGGGTGAGCGCATGGCCAGATTGCGCACCATACCGATAGTCCCGGCGCCATGA
- a CDS encoding RluA family pseudouridine synthase translates to MSAGPVSETPGLPLDTGEEEEGVGGADDVGAAPELRALTIPEALHQQRLDKALAQLVPEFSRSYLQQLLVQGAVQVQGRPALKPAARVHAGDCIDIELRPTLQSQAFRPENLPLDVVHEDEHLLVVNKPAGLVVHPAPGNWSGTLLNALLGRDARAAQVPRAGIVHRLDKDTSGLMVVARSRAAMDALVQMIAARQVSRQYLALAWGAWRGPTQQSVQAAIGRDPRNRLRMAAVDLAQHPGKPARTDFELLAGNEQVSLVRCTLHTGRTHQIRVHMASLRHPLVADALYGGSAGGGLQRQALHAFRLAFVHPMTGQALTLRAALPPDMGQALAAWGLDASAYNRAFAA, encoded by the coding sequence TTGAGCGCTGGCCCTGTGAGCGAGACGCCGGGCCTGCCCCTGGATACAGGCGAGGAGGAAGAAGGCGTCGGCGGTGCTGACGATGTCGGCGCCGCGCCCGAGCTGCGCGCGCTGACCATACCCGAGGCGCTGCACCAGCAGCGCCTGGACAAGGCGCTGGCGCAGCTGGTGCCCGAGTTCTCGCGCAGCTACCTGCAGCAGCTATTGGTCCAGGGCGCCGTGCAGGTGCAAGGCCGCCCGGCGCTCAAGCCGGCAGCGCGCGTCCATGCCGGCGATTGCATCGACATCGAGTTGCGCCCGACGCTGCAAAGCCAGGCCTTCCGGCCAGAAAACCTGCCGCTGGACGTGGTGCATGAGGATGAGCACCTGCTGGTGGTCAACAAGCCTGCCGGACTGGTCGTGCATCCGGCACCGGGCAACTGGAGCGGCACGCTGCTCAACGCCCTGCTGGGGCGCGATGCGCGCGCCGCGCAGGTGCCGCGCGCCGGCATCGTGCATCGCCTGGACAAGGACACCAGCGGCCTGATGGTCGTGGCGCGCAGCCGCGCAGCCATGGACGCGCTGGTGCAGATGATTGCGGCACGCCAGGTCAGCCGCCAATACCTGGCGCTGGCCTGGGGCGCCTGGCGCGGCCCGACGCAGCAAAGCGTGCAGGCCGCCATAGGGCGCGATCCGCGCAACCGGCTGCGCATGGCGGCGGTCGATCTGGCCCAGCATCCGGGCAAGCCGGCACGCACGGATTTCGAGCTGCTGGCGGGCAACGAACAGGTCAGCCTGGTGCGCTGTACGCTGCATACCGGGCGCACGCACCAGATTCGTGTCCACATGGCGTCGCTGCGCCATCCGCTGGTGGCCGATGCGCTGTATGGCGGCAGTGCCGGTGGCGGCTTGCAGCGCCAGGCACTGCACGCCTTCCGCCTGGCCTTCGTCCACCCCATGACCGGACAGGCGCTGACGCTGCGCGCCGCCCTGCCGCCGGACATGGGCCAGGCCCTCGCAGCCTGGGGGTTGGACGCCAGCGCCTACAATCGCGCCTTTGCCGCCTGA
- a CDS encoding peptidoglycan DD-metalloendopeptidase family protein produces MSVSVLRACETLKLVVVAAAAAAFVAGCGTPVNRAPVEDRGTFAGTGVPATVVPADSEHRGPPGWENAGKPGYYTVKAGDTLIRIGLENGQSWKDLARWNNLENANLIEIGQVLRVVPPASPQAVAGDTGVVTRPIAPPTVAPEGAAPKPGASAAAGTPLPPAGAAPDTQAAAGADTVSFIWPSSGALIAGFDEARNKGLDIAGKAGDPVVAAADGRVVYAGAGLRGYGNLIILKHNNTYLTAYAHNQTLLVKEDQNVRRGQKIAEMGSTDADRVKLHFEVRRQGKPVDPARYLPAR; encoded by the coding sequence ATGTCGGTGTCGGTCTTGCGTGCTTGCGAAACTCTGAAGCTGGTCGTCGTGGCGGCAGCCGCTGCTGCGTTTGTGGCGGGTTGTGGCACTCCGGTGAACCGGGCGCCGGTGGAGGATCGGGGTACTTTTGCCGGCACCGGCGTGCCGGCCACGGTGGTGCCCGCAGATTCCGAGCATCGCGGCCCCCCGGGTTGGGAAAACGCCGGCAAGCCGGGCTACTACACCGTCAAGGCGGGTGACACGCTGATCCGCATCGGCCTGGAAAACGGCCAGAGCTGGAAGGATCTGGCGCGCTGGAACAACCTGGAAAACGCCAACCTGATCGAGATCGGGCAGGTGCTGCGCGTCGTGCCTCCAGCCTCCCCGCAGGCGGTGGCCGGCGATACCGGCGTGGTCACGCGGCCCATCGCGCCACCGACTGTGGCGCCGGAGGGGGCAGCGCCCAAGCCGGGCGCATCGGCTGCTGCGGGCACGCCGCTGCCGCCGGCAGGTGCTGCGCCCGACACGCAGGCAGCGGCGGGTGCGGATACGGTCAGCTTCATCTGGCCTTCATCGGGCGCGCTGATCGCCGGCTTCGACGAGGCCCGCAACAAGGGCCTGGACATCGCCGGCAAGGCGGGCGATCCGGTGGTCGCCGCTGCCGATGGCCGGGTGGTCTATGCCGGCGCCGGCCTGCGCGGCTACGGCAACCTGATCATCCTCAAGCACAACAACACCTATCTGACGGCCTACGCGCACAACCAGACGCTGCTGGTCAAGGAAGACCAGAACGTGCGCCGTGGCCAGAAGATTGCCGAGATGGGCAGCACTGATGCCGATCGGGTGAAGCTGCATTTCGAGGTGCGCCGCCAGGGCAAGCCGGTCGATCCGGCGCGCTATCTGCCAGCCCGTTGA
- a CDS encoding protein-L-isoaspartate(D-aspartate) O-methyltransferase, which translates to MQPRRPGFPARIDGLQPPRATPAAAPAAGSWRPAPAPPMPQGVGLDSAAVRARMVQRLAAGGVDAQAVLQAMGTVQRHRFVDSALANQAYEDTSLPIGLAQTISKPSVVARMVQLLLEAECVRGQGGLGRVLEIGTGCGYQAAVLACVAREVHTIERLRGLHEKARENLRPLRLNNVHLILGDGMLGYPRGAPYAGIIAAAGGDALPPAWCEQLAVGGRLVAPMAGAGGQQVLLVVDRTAQGLKQSVLESVHFVPLKSGIA; encoded by the coding sequence ATGCAGCCGCGCCGCCCCGGTTTTCCGGCCCGCATCGATGGCCTGCAGCCGCCGCGCGCCACGCCCGCTGCCGCGCCCGCTGCCGGCAGTTGGCGCCCGGCACCGGCGCCGCCCATGCCGCAGGGAGTGGGCCTGGACTCGGCTGCCGTGCGCGCGCGCATGGTGCAGCGCCTGGCGGCAGGCGGGGTGGATGCCCAGGCCGTCCTACAGGCCATGGGCACGGTGCAGCGGCACCGCTTCGTGGACAGCGCCCTGGCCAACCAGGCCTACGAGGACACCAGTCTGCCCATCGGCTTGGCGCAGACCATCTCCAAGCCCAGCGTCGTGGCGCGCATGGTGCAGCTGCTGCTGGAGGCCGAATGCGTGCGCGGCCAGGGCGGGCTGGGCCGGGTGCTGGAGATCGGCACCGGCTGCGGCTACCAGGCCGCCGTGCTGGCCTGCGTAGCGCGCGAAGTCCATACCATCGAGCGCCTGCGCGGCCTGCACGAGAAGGCGCGCGAGAACCTGCGGCCGCTGCGGCTGAACAATGTGCATCTGATCCTGGGCGACGGGATGTTGGGCTACCCGCGCGGGGCGCCCTATGCCGGCATCATTGCCGCCGCCGGAGGCGATGCGCTGCCGCCGGCCTGGTGTGAGCAGCTGGCTGTCGGCGGCCGCCTGGTCGCGCCCATGGCGGGGGCGGGCGGGCAGCAAGTGCTGCTGGTGGTCGATCGCACGGCGCAGGGCCTGAAACAGTCGGTGCTGGAGAGTGTGCATTTCGTCCCCCTAAAATCAGGGATTGCCTGA
- the ndk gene encoding nucleoside-diphosphate kinase, with the protein MTVERTLSIIKPDAVAKNVIGQIYARFEAAGLKIAAARMIHLSRAEAEQFYGVHKERPFFKDLVDFMISGPVMVQVLEGENAILKNRELMGATDPKQAAAGTIRADFADSIDANAVHGSDAAETAQVEIAFFFPGLNIYAR; encoded by the coding sequence ATGACCGTCGAACGCACCCTATCCATCATCAAGCCCGACGCCGTTGCCAAAAACGTCATTGGCCAGATCTACGCCCGCTTCGAGGCCGCCGGCCTGAAGATTGCCGCCGCCCGCATGATCCACCTCTCGCGCGCCGAGGCCGAGCAGTTCTACGGCGTGCATAAGGAGCGCCCCTTCTTCAAGGATCTGGTGGATTTCATGATCTCCGGCCCGGTCATGGTGCAGGTGCTGGAGGGCGAGAACGCCATCCTGAAGAACCGTGAGCTGATGGGCGCCACCGACCCCAAGCAGGCTGCTGCCGGCACCATCCGCGCCGATTTCGCCGACAGCATCGACGCCAACGCCGTGCATGGCTCGGACGCTGCCGAGACCGCGCAGGTCGAAATCGCCTTCTTCTTCCCCGGCCTGAACATCTACGCCCGCTGA
- a CDS encoding pseudouridine synthase, with protein MALALSQRKKPHDPPAKRPRRTQPAQQDRQGRQERSQPSSRARQPAAARTSRDAAAPAQETLGQKALQGTLPPAQPRVDELGDGYRFADVVSGQLDQDADSGVVELPKRVLQPHAESPKLHKVLAQAGMGSRLEMEQLILEGRISVNNEPAHIGQRVQYGDQIKVNGKPIRFRIAPPPARVLAYHKPTGEVVTHDDPQNRPTVFRKLPRLAHGKWQSVGRLDLNTEGLLLLTSSGELANRLMHPRFGLTREYAVRVLGALSDEERQRLLDGVQLDDGAAAFGSIEDGGGEGANCWYRVTISEGRNREVRRMFEAVGHAVSRLIRIRYGAMVLPRGLKRGAWLELDERDIQALMQAVDYTPPQVPRAPNAGGRRGRSPDRSGGAPARPPRAAPRPQPSSQPDPMKTSVGYIGADSLMRQRQQQKQRGRPGQRRGGR; from the coding sequence ATGGCCCTGGCGCTGTCGCAAAGGAAGAAACCCCATGACCCCCCCGCCAAGCGCCCGCGCCGGACTCAGCCTGCCCAACAGGATCGCCAAGGTCGCCAGGAGCGCTCCCAGCCGTCCAGCCGTGCGCGCCAGCCGGCAGCGGCCCGCACGTCCCGCGACGCAGCCGCGCCCGCCCAGGAAACCCTGGGCCAGAAAGCGCTCCAGGGCACGCTGCCCCCAGCCCAGCCCAGAGTGGATGAGCTGGGCGACGGCTACCGCTTCGCCGACGTGGTGTCCGGCCAGCTCGACCAGGATGCCGACAGCGGCGTGGTCGAGCTGCCCAAGCGCGTCCTTCAGCCCCATGCGGAGAGTCCCAAGCTGCACAAGGTGCTGGCACAGGCCGGCATGGGTTCGCGCCTGGAGATGGAGCAGCTGATCCTGGAAGGACGCATCTCGGTCAACAACGAGCCGGCGCACATCGGCCAGCGCGTGCAGTACGGTGACCAGATCAAGGTCAACGGCAAGCCCATCCGCTTTCGCATCGCGCCGCCGCCGGCGCGGGTGCTGGCCTACCACAAGCCCACGGGCGAGGTGGTCACGCACGACGATCCGCAAAACCGCCCCACGGTGTTTCGCAAGCTGCCACGCCTGGCCCACGGCAAGTGGCAATCCGTGGGCCGTCTTGATCTGAATACCGAAGGCCTGCTGCTGCTGACCAGCTCGGGCGAGTTGGCCAACCGGCTGATGCATCCGCGCTTTGGCCTGACGCGCGAATACGCCGTGCGCGTGCTGGGGGCGCTCAGCGACGAGGAGCGCCAGCGCCTGCTCGATGGCGTGCAGCTCGACGATGGCGCGGCGGCCTTCGGCTCCATCGAGGACGGTGGCGGCGAGGGCGCCAATTGCTGGTACCGCGTGACCATCTCCGAGGGGCGCAACCGCGAGGTGCGGCGCATGTTCGAGGCCGTAGGCCACGCCGTCAGCCGCTTGATCCGCATCCGCTACGGTGCCATGGTGCTGCCACGCGGCCTCAAGCGCGGCGCCTGGCTGGAGCTGGACGAGCGCGACATCCAGGCGCTGATGCAGGCTGTGGACTACACGCCGCCGCAGGTACCGCGCGCTCCGAACGCAGGTGGCCGGCGCGGCCGCAGTCCCGACCGCTCGGGCGGCGCTCCGGCACGCCCGCCTCGGGCCGCACCCAGGCCTCAGCCCTCCAGCCAGCCCGACCCCATGAAAACCTCGGTCGGCTACATCGGCGCCGACAGCCTGATGCGCCAGCGCCAGCAGCAAAAACAGCGGGGCCGCCCGGGGCAGCGGCGCGGGGGCCGATAG
- the scpB gene encoding SMC-Scp complex subunit ScpB, producing the protein MNPVDAKRILETALICAGQPVPVRELRLLFDDVLSADSIKALLLQLQQEWTQRGVELVAVASGWRFQSRPEMRPYLERLQPEKPPRYSRAVLETLAIIAYRQPVTRGDIEDIRGVTVNSLIIKQLEDRGWVEVIGHRETVGRPALLATTRQFLDDLGLHSLDQLPPLVSATSSAEALDMLSGQPDNANNDDGPGAVAKEETP; encoded by the coding sequence ATGAACCCGGTGGACGCCAAACGTATCCTTGAGACCGCACTGATCTGCGCTGGCCAGCCGGTGCCAGTGCGCGAGCTGCGCCTGCTGTTCGACGACGTGCTGAGTGCCGATTCCATCAAGGCGCTGTTGCTGCAGCTGCAGCAGGAGTGGACGCAACGCGGGGTGGAACTGGTGGCCGTGGCCAGCGGCTGGCGCTTTCAGAGCCGGCCCGAGATGCGCCCTTATCTGGAGCGGCTGCAGCCGGAAAAGCCGCCGCGCTACTCGCGCGCGGTGCTGGAGACGCTGGCCATCATTGCCTACCGCCAGCCGGTCACGCGCGGCGATATCGAGGACATTCGCGGCGTCACCGTCAACAGTCTGATCATCAAACAGCTCGAAGACCGGGGCTGGGTGGAGGTCATCGGCCACCGCGAAACCGTGGGCCGGCCCGCGCTGCTTGCCACCACGCGGCAGTTCCTGGACGATCTGGGCCTGCACTCGCTTGATCAGCTGCCGCCATTGGTCAGCGCCACCAGCTCCGCCGAGGCGCTCGATATGCTGTCCGGGCAACCCGACAACGCCAACAACGACGATGGCCCTGGCGCTGTCGCAAAGGAAGAAACCCCATGA